Proteins from one Oscillatoria nigro-viridis PCC 7112 genomic window:
- a CDS encoding secretion protein HlyD family protein encodes MAMKSVILSEQPVILEKPAIWSHLFLWMIMLMTTSGVVWAYFASVEQAVPAVGQLELKDGARDIQAPATGAVVRLHVENGDRVEKNQPLLTFNPLAPSADLTSIQKTKEALEKENKFYEDVVSGKIQGAIPSNLESTIKDRQNLTAQNQVLQALIDELYLNRGASGNFDAAQQGLYVNYRSEFLSRVAAAQGQVQELEKQLKQAQDAEKAAGDQMIVAQQQLGFAQNQLNYAQQQLASSQEQVKSALAQRDLAQEQLAKSQQVLKSNQNILGRLAPLVEEGAIAELQKERQEQDVFRGQSDVLKQQDQIKQREGEINSRKGEINTRRGEINTRRGEINARQGDIQKISAEVQRQQGEQARIQESIARAEEQLKNTKDSWAKELYTKIAENQKQIASSDSQLSRFKVENLKKLSEVNAQLEKAQQNRDTQVMKSPVSGVIFDLKPSTKEKAKLDMAKDPICQSIINTVLKPGEPRPARCEEAYYEAQQTEKLLKVLDDENGLEAVVYLENSNVALVLDALRQKRDKLEPYHGKQLDGEKIDCEPGKSCVCPEKEVNREKLGLTKYQCVPVEVNVEAFPAMEFGTAEGEVKEISSDAEPPTELRKYYAFKTKIKLKNQKFVLNKNKPNQVEVNLQSGMSVSSNINIGKRTVLQMFINRFTGKLDTFKTVK; translated from the coding sequence ATGGCCATGAAATCGGTAATACTTTCTGAGCAACCAGTCATTCTAGAAAAACCAGCGATTTGGTCGCACTTGTTTTTGTGGATGATCATGCTGATGACCACTTCAGGTGTAGTTTGGGCTTATTTTGCTAGCGTAGAGCAAGCTGTCCCCGCTGTCGGCCAATTGGAACTCAAAGATGGTGCTAGAGACATCCAAGCACCTGCTACGGGCGCTGTGGTGAGACTTCACGTTGAAAATGGCGATCGTGTGGAAAAGAACCAGCCTCTGCTCACTTTCAACCCCCTTGCACCCAGTGCCGATTTAACATCGATTCAGAAAACTAAAGAAGCTCTGGAAAAGGAAAATAAATTTTACGAAGATGTTGTAAGCGGCAAAATTCAAGGCGCTATTCCTTCTAACCTAGAATCAACAATCAAGGACAGACAGAACCTCACGGCACAAAATCAAGTGCTGCAAGCTTTGATTGACGAACTGTACCTCAATCGGGGAGCCAGCGGAAATTTTGATGCAGCCCAGCAAGGACTTTATGTTAATTATCGATCGGAATTTCTGTCTCGCGTCGCTGCCGCTCAAGGCCAAGTTCAGGAGTTGGAAAAACAACTGAAGCAAGCTCAGGATGCTGAGAAAGCTGCCGGCGATCAAATGATAGTCGCACAGCAACAATTGGGTTTTGCCCAGAACCAATTAAATTATGCCCAGCAGCAGTTAGCTTCTTCGCAAGAGCAAGTAAAATCCGCCCTGGCTCAGAGAGATTTGGCCCAAGAACAGTTAGCGAAATCGCAACAAGTATTGAAGTCGAATCAAAACATTCTAGGCCGACTCGCCCCCCTGGTGGAGGAAGGAGCCATCGCTGAACTGCAAAAAGAACGTCAAGAACAAGATGTTTTCAGAGGCCAAAGCGACGTTCTCAAACAGCAAGATCAAATCAAACAGCGCGAAGGTGAAATCAACTCCCGTAAAGGTGAAATTAACACGCGCCGAGGTGAGATAAATACGCGCCGAGGCGAAATTAACGCGCGTCAAGGTGACATTCAAAAAATTAGTGCTGAAGTACAGCGCCAGCAAGGAGAGCAAGCGCGCATTCAGGAGTCCATCGCCCGCGCCGAAGAACAGTTGAAAAACACCAAGGATTCCTGGGCGAAAGAACTTTATACCAAAATTGCTGAAAACCAGAAACAAATTGCCAGCAGCGATTCTCAGCTAAGCCGCTTCAAAGTCGAAAACTTGAAAAAGCTCTCCGAAGTGAACGCTCAGCTAGAAAAGGCTCAACAAAACCGCGACACTCAAGTGATGAAGTCTCCGGTATCTGGCGTTATCTTCGATTTGAAACCTTCTACAAAGGAGAAAGCTAAGTTGGATATGGCGAAAGATCCGATATGCCAATCCATTATTAATACGGTGCTGAAACCGGGCGAACCGCGCCCAGCACGCTGCGAAGAAGCTTATTACGAAGCGCAGCAAACTGAAAAGCTGCTCAAAGTTTTGGATGACGAAAACGGTCTGGAAGCAGTTGTTTACCTGGAAAACAGCAATGTGGCTCTGGTATTGGATGCTTTGAGACAGAAGCGGGATAAGTTGGAGCCGTATCACGGCAAACAATTGGATGGAGAAAAGATTGACTGCGAACCAGGGAAAAGTTGCGTGTGTCCTGAGAAGGAAGTTAACAGAGAGAAACTGGGTTTGACGAAATACCAATGCGTGCCTGTGGAAGTGAATGTTGAAGCTTTCCCCGCGATGGAGTTTGGTACTGCTGAGGGTGAAGTGAAAGAGATTAGCAGCGATGCTGAGCCTCCTACCGAACTGCGGAAATACTACGCTTTCAAAACCAAAATTAAGCTCAAGAATCAAAAGTTTGTTTTGAATAAGAACAAGCCGAATCAAGTGGAGGTGAATTTGCAGTCGGGAATGTCCGTGAGTTCTAATATCAATATCGGCAAGCGGACTGTTTTGCAGATGTTTATCAACCGATTTACTGGCAAATTGGATACGTTCAAGACTGTTAAGTAA
- the rfbD gene encoding dTDP-4-dehydrorhamnose reductase: protein MKILLAGGSGQLAQELQPILLSSGEVIALDRTRLDLSQPESIRQAMAEIQPDLVVNSGAYTAVDKAESEPELAYAVNCIAPGIFAEECEKLGASLIHFSTDYVFDGSHGSAYLETDSTNPLGTYGKSKLAGEVAIRKAGNRHIIIRTAWVYGNGGKGNFVKTMLRLGKEREEIRVVADQIGSPTWTGDLGAATSQIIPLLGSETFGTYHYTNSGVCSWYDFAIAIFEEAATLGLPLKVQRVIPITTSEYPTPAKRPAFSVLSTVKISALLGTYPPHWRQELRKMLAREVK from the coding sequence ATGAAAATTTTACTCGCAGGCGGCAGCGGACAGCTAGCTCAAGAATTGCAGCCGATTTTATTATCTTCGGGAGAGGTTATTGCGCTCGATCGCACTCGCCTCGATTTATCCCAACCCGAAAGCATCCGTCAAGCCATGGCTGAAATTCAACCGGATTTAGTCGTCAATTCGGGTGCTTACACTGCGGTAGACAAAGCGGAAAGTGAACCAGAATTAGCATATGCAGTCAACTGTATTGCCCCAGGAATTTTTGCAGAAGAATGTGAAAAACTGGGAGCAAGTTTGATTCACTTTTCCACTGATTATGTATTTGACGGCAGCCACGGTTCTGCTTATTTGGAAACAGATTCTACGAACCCGCTGGGAACTTACGGCAAGTCTAAATTAGCAGGCGAGGTAGCAATTCGGAAAGCGGGAAACCGACATATTATTATTAGAACCGCGTGGGTTTACGGCAACGGTGGCAAAGGTAATTTTGTCAAAACCATGCTGAGGTTGGGAAAGGAAAGGGAAGAAATTAGAGTAGTAGCAGATCAGATCGGAAGTCCTACTTGGACTGGGGATTTAGGTGCGGCGACTTCGCAAATTATTCCTCTCCTTGGGTCAGAAACTTTTGGCACTTACCACTACACTAACAGCGGTGTTTGTAGTTGGTACGATTTTGCGATCGCCATTTTTGAGGAAGCAGCAACACTCGGCCTTCCCCTAAAAGTTCAGCGCGTAATTCCCATCACCACCTCCGAATATCCGACACCCGCCAAACGCCCCGCTTTTTCTGTTCTCTCTACGGTAAAAATATCAGCACTTCTGGGTACGTATCCTCCCCACTGGCGGCAAGAACTCAGAAAAATGCTGGCAAGAGAAGTGAAATGA
- the rfbC gene encoding dTDP-4-dehydrorhamnose 3,5-epimerase encodes MNVISTEIPEVLIVEPKIFGDDRGFFFESFNHKAFVEKTGVTAEFVQDNHSKSSKNVLRGLHYQMQQPQGKLLRVVAGEIFDVAVDIRKSSPTFGQWVGCLLSSENKRQFWVPAGFAHGFLVVSQTAEVLYKTTDYYAPAHERCILWNDPDLAIDWPLDGAQPILSAKDQAGQTLKRAQVF; translated from the coding sequence ATGAATGTTATATCTACCGAAATACCGGAAGTTCTGATCGTTGAGCCTAAAATTTTCGGAGACGATCGCGGTTTCTTTTTTGAGAGTTTCAATCACAAAGCTTTTGTCGAAAAAACAGGCGTGACGGCCGAATTTGTTCAAGACAATCATTCCAAATCTTCTAAAAATGTCCTGCGCGGTTTGCACTACCAAATGCAGCAGCCTCAAGGCAAATTGCTGCGGGTAGTTGCAGGCGAAATATTTGACGTAGCGGTGGATATTAGAAAAAGTTCGCCGACTTTTGGCCAGTGGGTGGGCTGTTTGCTGAGTTCAGAAAATAAACGGCAATTTTGGGTGCCGGCGGGATTTGCACACGGTTTTTTAGTGGTTTCCCAGACGGCTGAAGTTTTGTACAAAACTACAGACTACTATGCACCAGCCCACGAGCGGTGTATCCTGTGGAATGACCCGGATTTGGCGATCGACTGGCCGCTAGATGGTGCCCAACCAATCTTATCAGCTAAAGACCAAGCTGGACAAACGTTGAAAAGAGCTCAAGTGTTTTGA
- a CDS encoding NAD-dependent epimerase/dehydratase family protein: MPERILIVGGAGFIGSCLAIGLKKLHPEWQIICLDNLRRRGSELNLPRLKSCGIQFVYGDIRTAADLDPVALNADCIIDCAAEPSVLAGFSSPQYVLQTNLLGTVNVLELARQTGASLLFLSTSRVYPIASVKSVKLLELPNRFAIAPEQTLPGISQLGISEDFPLKGHRSLYGATKLASELLIEEYREAYNVPAIINRCGLITGAWQMGKVDQGVCGLWVAAHYFQKSLSYIGFGGSGKQVRDLLHVEDLLRLVNYQLEHFAEFDGEVFNVGGGLINSLSLVETTDLCQKITGKSISINPILEERAGDIPIFITDSSRVMEKTGWRPVIRPEAALQDIYDWIAANEVVLSSIL, translated from the coding sequence ATGCCTGAGAGAATTTTAATTGTTGGTGGTGCCGGTTTCATCGGCAGTTGTTTGGCAATTGGGCTGAAAAAACTGCACCCGGAATGGCAAATAATTTGTTTAGATAACCTGCGTCGCCGGGGATCGGAATTGAATCTGCCTCGGCTTAAAAGTTGCGGGATTCAGTTTGTTTACGGGGATATTCGCACAGCGGCAGATTTAGATCCAGTTGCATTGAATGCTGACTGCATTATAGATTGTGCTGCGGAGCCTTCTGTGCTGGCTGGTTTTAGTTCGCCACAGTACGTTTTGCAGACGAATTTACTGGGCACTGTGAATGTTTTGGAGTTGGCGAGACAAACGGGTGCTAGTTTGCTGTTTTTGTCTACGAGTCGGGTTTATCCGATCGCCAGTGTCAAGTCTGTTAAGCTGTTAGAGTTGCCGAATAGATTTGCGATCGCCCCCGAGCAAACTTTACCCGGTATATCGCAGTTGGGCATATCAGAAGACTTCCCATTAAAAGGACACCGTTCGCTTTACGGAGCAACTAAATTAGCTTCAGAATTGCTGATTGAGGAATACAGGGAAGCATACAATGTGCCGGCAATTATTAACCGCTGCGGGTTAATTACCGGGGCTTGGCAAATGGGTAAAGTCGATCAGGGAGTTTGCGGTTTGTGGGTGGCGGCTCACTATTTTCAAAAGTCGCTGAGTTATATCGGTTTTGGTGGCAGCGGGAAGCAAGTTAGGGATTTGCTGCACGTTGAAGATTTGTTGAGGTTAGTTAATTATCAATTAGAACATTTTGCTGAATTTGACGGCGAAGTTTTTAATGTTGGTGGCGGTTTGATCAATAGTCTTTCTTTGGTTGAGACAACTGATTTGTGCCAAAAGATTACCGGGAAATCGATTTCAATTAATCCTATTTTGGAGGAACGCGCGGGGGATATTCCGATTTTTATTACTGATTCTTCTAGGGTGATGGAGAAAACAGGATGGCGGCCTGTTATTAGGCCGGAAGCGGCTTTGCAGGATATTTATGATTGGATTGCTGCTAATGAGGTGGTTTTAAGTTCGATTTTATAG
- a CDS encoding glycosyltransferase family 2 protein — protein MKISVIIPAHNEEGCLYGTVRAIAQTLDLEGIPHEILIVNDNSVDRTIDICQELSETFPTVRYINNQPPNGFGFAVRRGLAEFDGDAAAIVMADASDDPIDLVAGYRKLQEGYDCVFGSRFIKGGFVVDYPIHKLAINRLANWFVKSIFGLRYSDVTNAFKIYRREVIEGVQPILSHHFNLTVELPLKAIVRGFSYTVIPLRWYNRTAGISKLKIKEMGSRYLFIVLYVWLEKHLSRGDYHRTRKIAKLKVNA, from the coding sequence GTGAAAATTTCTGTGATTATACCAGCTCACAATGAGGAGGGCTGTTTGTACGGTACTGTGCGGGCGATCGCCCAGACGCTCGATTTAGAAGGCATTCCGCACGAAATTTTGATTGTCAATGACAACAGTGTCGATCGAACTATTGATATTTGCCAGGAGTTGTCAGAGACTTTTCCCACAGTTAGATACATCAACAATCAACCTCCCAACGGTTTCGGATTTGCCGTGCGCCGGGGATTGGCGGAATTTGACGGAGATGCTGCCGCAATTGTGATGGCGGATGCTTCCGACGATCCGATAGATTTGGTAGCAGGATACCGCAAGTTGCAAGAAGGATATGATTGCGTTTTTGGTTCCCGCTTTATCAAAGGCGGCTTTGTGGTTGATTATCCAATTCACAAGTTAGCAATTAACCGCTTAGCAAACTGGTTTGTCAAAAGTATTTTCGGCTTGCGGTACAGCGATGTCACCAATGCTTTTAAAATTTACCGCAGAGAAGTAATTGAAGGCGTACAACCTATTTTGAGCCATCATTTTAATTTGACAGTCGAACTGCCTTTAAAAGCAATTGTTCGGGGTTTTTCCTATACGGTAATTCCTCTGAGGTGGTACAATCGGACTGCTGGTATTTCTAAGCTAAAAATCAAAGAGATGGGCAGTCGGTATTTGTTTATTGTCTTGTATGTATGGCTGGAAAAACATCTGTCTCGCGGCGACTACCACCGGACTAGAAAGATAGCAAAATTAAAAGTGAATGCCTGA
- a CDS encoding DUF6798 domain-containing protein encodes MQKHQKSHWYFNLSLYTFVIIGSLMATGYIFPIGGNFPEVPPIQFMLNPELYKNDYYVQEMVKFNPRYYYYYIIYLLANLGTSIPLAHFIYQFLAFASFILACYAIINIYTNSKLPAAAMAFLCIAASFTDVGNTLIFSTKSVPSTFAMAFAIWGIYLSLRQKWLAGYFCFGLGCVLQFLVGLLPGLMMVPVLVIQSVKQRNFKTLILAIALLAAMASIVYVPMLLTGTTSTHTIDNADFVYIHAKVRNPHHILPSNWDFGNWFNFICFIIGGLLCIKNSDLLPKKDKVNFYVIVGTSIVALFLNYVFVEVYPLAFIAKLQLARTVPFAQIIIFIAVALTVAQLYREKQIAISLLLLAVLTLPFRGIIFLGLSVWQTKKYVFPKRYNILLWILAAGTVIFSLIYPVTDSWEIMGDRIISIPVFFSILAFPFILEKTSLATSIKQTVTHTLALITTATLVFGVAGILPKPILNVFQTRININAVPRDDLSRLAVRFSQISSRDSLVLIPPSVTSFQFFSERAIVVNFKNFPFTEKGIKEWQNRMETVLGVPLNPQMIWGGNDFFIRRSSADLVKVAKNYHADYILTRTDWHPNIQGEIADKQGKWILYKIR; translated from the coding sequence ATGCAAAAACATCAAAAATCTCACTGGTATTTTAATCTATCTCTCTATACTTTTGTCATCATCGGCTCCCTGATGGCCACTGGCTATATTTTCCCCATTGGAGGCAATTTTCCCGAAGTGCCGCCAATTCAATTTATGTTAAATCCTGAACTCTATAAAAATGACTATTACGTTCAGGAAATGGTTAAATTTAATCCGAGATATTACTATTATTATATTATCTATTTGCTCGCCAACTTAGGAACCAGCATTCCCCTAGCGCATTTTATCTATCAATTCCTAGCCTTCGCTTCATTTATCCTAGCTTGCTACGCAATTATCAATATCTATACTAATTCAAAACTGCCCGCAGCAGCGATGGCTTTTTTATGTATAGCCGCTTCATTTACAGATGTTGGCAACACGCTGATATTTTCCACCAAATCAGTACCCAGTACCTTCGCTATGGCCTTCGCAATCTGGGGAATTTACTTGAGTTTGCGCCAGAAATGGCTGGCTGGATATTTCTGTTTTGGATTAGGGTGTGTGCTGCAATTTTTAGTTGGTTTGTTGCCAGGATTGATGATGGTTCCCGTTTTGGTAATTCAATCTGTAAAACAGCGGAATTTCAAAACATTGATTTTGGCGATCGCACTTTTAGCAGCAATGGCAAGTATCGTTTACGTACCGATGTTATTAACAGGTACTACCAGCACTCACACTATCGACAACGCTGATTTTGTCTACATTCACGCGAAAGTCCGCAACCCCCACCACATCCTCCCGTCAAATTGGGATTTTGGGAATTGGTTCAACTTTATATGTTTCATAATTGGTGGCTTGCTGTGCATCAAAAATTCCGATTTATTGCCAAAAAAAGACAAAGTTAATTTTTATGTAATTGTGGGCACGTCAATTGTTGCATTATTTCTCAATTACGTATTTGTTGAAGTTTACCCTTTGGCTTTTATCGCAAAACTACAGTTAGCTAGAACCGTACCTTTTGCTCAAATAATTATATTTATTGCTGTAGCTTTGACGGTCGCTCAACTTTACAGAGAAAAACAAATAGCTATTAGCTTGTTGCTGTTAGCTGTACTAACTTTGCCTTTTAGGGGTATCATTTTCCTAGGATTATCAGTTTGGCAGACAAAAAAATACGTATTTCCCAAACGATATAATATATTGTTGTGGATTTTAGCAGCAGGCACGGTAATTTTCAGCTTGATATATCCGGTGACTGATTCATGGGAAATTATGGGCGATAGAATAATTAGCATCCCTGTTTTTTTCTCAATCCTCGCCTTCCCATTCATTTTAGAAAAAACATCCCTAGCTACATCTATCAAACAGACTGTAACTCACACATTAGCCTTAATAACTACCGCCACCTTAGTTTTTGGAGTAGCAGGAATTCTGCCCAAACCTATATTAAATGTATTTCAAACAAGAATTAATATCAATGCCGTTCCCAGGGACGACTTAAGCAGATTAGCGGTGAGATTTTCCCAAATTAGCAGCCGCGATTCACTCGTATTAATTCCACCCTCAGTTACCAGCTTCCAGTTTTTCTCCGAAAGAGCGATTGTCGTCAACTTCAAGAACTTCCCCTTTACCGAAAAAGGCATCAAAGAGTGGCAAAATCGCATGGAAACCGTTTTAGGAGTTCCCTTAAACCCGCAAATGATTTGGGGAGGAAATGACTTTTTCATCCGCCGCAGCAGTGCGGATTTAGTCAAAGTAGCCAAAAACTATCATGCCGATTATATCCTGACTCGTACTGACTGGCACCCAAATATTCAAGGGGAAATCGCCGACAAACAAGGCAAATGGATACTGTATAAAATTAGGTAA
- a CDS encoding SGNH/GDSL hydrolase family protein produces MGYKPWQRENVDVAVEPKGNFFTKDSELGYKHLPGQFKVTLNGNYSFNATHLNNSLRITHPLNTYNQSSKKPEIWIFGCSFTYGWSLNDSETYAWLLQEKLPKYEIVNFGVNGYGTLHSLIQFKEALKQGNKPKIAVIAYAGFHDRRNTLLRARRKQMAGWNKLGILFQPDARLNGENNFTYSMAKLEYREFPLMRVSALSHFLEVNYNQFEEGLYKSHEVSKAIIEEFNRVAEANGVKLVVAGINAGSAKMLEELSQEGIATADISVDLKIPANNNLPHDLHPSAIANRQYAEKLEGFLQGTVLR; encoded by the coding sequence GTGGGATACAAACCCTGGCAAAGAGAAAATGTTGATGTTGCAGTCGAACCAAAAGGTAACTTTTTTACCAAAGACTCGGAACTTGGCTACAAGCATTTGCCGGGTCAATTCAAGGTGACACTTAACGGCAATTACTCATTTAATGCAACTCATCTCAATAATAGTTTAAGAATAACACATCCCCTGAATACTTACAATCAATCCTCAAAAAAGCCTGAAATTTGGATATTTGGCTGTTCTTTTACCTACGGTTGGTCATTGAATGATAGCGAAACTTATGCTTGGTTGCTGCAAGAGAAATTACCCAAATATGAAATAGTAAATTTCGGGGTTAACGGCTACGGCACGCTGCACTCGTTGATTCAATTCAAAGAAGCCCTCAAACAAGGAAATAAACCCAAAATTGCGGTGATTGCTTATGCGGGTTTTCACGACCGCCGCAATACTTTGTTAAGGGCGAGAAGAAAGCAAATGGCTGGTTGGAATAAACTCGGTATTCTATTTCAGCCCGATGCTAGGCTGAATGGAGAAAATAATTTTACCTACAGCATGGCAAAACTTGAATATCGCGAGTTCCCGCTGATGCGGGTTTCTGCATTAAGCCATTTTTTGGAGGTTAATTACAATCAATTTGAAGAGGGATTGTACAAAAGTCACGAGGTTTCTAAGGCAATTATTGAAGAGTTTAACCGTGTGGCTGAGGCTAATGGTGTTAAGTTAGTTGTGGCAGGAATTAATGCGGGTTCTGCTAAAATGTTGGAGGAGTTAAGTCAGGAGGGAATTGCTACGGCGGATATTTCGGTTGATTTGAAAATACCTGCCAATAATAATTTACCTCATGACCTTCATCCAAGTGCGATCGCCAATCGGCAATATGCAGAAAAGTTGGAAGGTTTTTTGCAAGGTACTGTTTTAAGGTAA
- a CDS encoding PRC-barrel domain-containing protein: MTSEQICQRSDILGTQVITRDRGKRLGVVSQLWVDIDRREVVAIGLRDNIFAVAGMPRFMFLSNVSEIGDVLLVEDESAIEDDVDVEVYSILINSEVITETGELLGRVRGFRFDPEDGKLVSIIIASLGIPQIPDQVLSTYELGIEEIVSSGPNRLIVFEGSEERLRQLSVGLLERVGLGQAPWEREEDEQGYYPKPVATDHQLGPGVRIPAPEMRSRVAAPAVEEVPWDEDSQWNRPPVRQQQQMRAVQPEPIDDYEDYEEDNWGGEEEDYEEEYEEKPQYTRSESSRPKQPIVQYEYEDDVEADAWADDEAPKPYQAPRVNIPEKNKTPEYEEEANY; this comes from the coding sequence ACTCAGGTCATCACCCGCGACAGAGGTAAACGCTTGGGGGTGGTTAGTCAATTGTGGGTGGACATCGATCGGCGGGAAGTTGTGGCGATCGGTCTGCGAGATAATATATTTGCGGTCGCTGGAATGCCGAGGTTTATGTTTCTCAGCAATGTCAGCGAAATCGGCGACGTGCTGTTGGTGGAAGATGAGAGCGCGATCGAAGATGATGTTGATGTTGAAGTCTACAGCATTTTGATTAACAGCGAAGTTATTACCGAAACCGGCGAACTTTTAGGTAGGGTGCGGGGCTTTAGGTTCGACCCCGAAGACGGTAAGTTAGTTTCTATAATTATCGCTTCCCTGGGAATCCCCCAAATCCCCGACCAAGTTCTGAGCACTTACGAGTTGGGGATTGAAGAAATTGTCAGCAGCGGCCCGAATCGCTTGATTGTGTTTGAAGGTTCCGAGGAAAGGCTCAGGCAGCTTAGTGTGGGTTTGCTGGAGCGCGTCGGTTTGGGCCAAGCACCTTGGGAACGGGAAGAGGACGAGCAAGGTTATTATCCGAAACCCGTGGCTACGGATCATCAATTGGGCCCGGGCGTGCGGATACCTGCACCGGAAATGCGGAGCCGCGTAGCTGCGCCTGCGGTGGAGGAAGTTCCTTGGGATGAGGATTCGCAGTGGAATCGGCCGCCGGTGCGACAGCAGCAGCAGATGCGCGCGGTGCAGCCTGAGCCGATCGACGATTACGAGGATTACGAAGAGGATAATTGGGGCGGCGAGGAGGAAGATTATGAGGAGGAGTACGAGGAGAAGCCGCAGTACACTCGCTCTGAGAGTTCTCGCCCCAAGCAGCCGATCGTGCAGTACGAGTACGAGGATGATGTGGAGGCTGATGCTTGGGCTGACGATGAGGCACCGAAGCCTTACCAGGCTCCTCGGGTGAATATCCCTGAGAAAAATAAGACTCCCGAGTACGAGGAGGAAGCGAATTATTAG
- a CDS encoding glycosyltransferase family 2 protein, producing MPKHLSFVIPVHNEEATLKLLFEKIKLVMFQTGIDSYEVIFIDDGSRDYSWQEITDLASQHPKLIKAIKLRRNFGKSAALSAGFRNAAGIIIFTLDADLQDDPAEIPKFLHHLESGFDLVSGWRKQRNDPLSKTLPSKLFNAVACLLTGVQMHDMNCGFKAYRREVLQSIKLYGELHRYIPALANNLGFRIGEVVVEHHPRKHGKSNYGWERYARGFIDLLTVLATTQYLHKPGHLFGGLGLFFGLVGTVSLSYLIVIWFLNLAGMNFGPIGNRPLLFFGILCTILSVQLISLGILAELMARNVDADYVDKQISEIIDDSGFDI from the coding sequence ATGCCAAAACACCTCAGCTTCGTAATCCCCGTTCACAACGAAGAAGCCACCCTAAAATTACTGTTTGAAAAAATCAAACTTGTCATGTTCCAAACAGGAATTGACAGTTACGAAGTCATTTTCATAGATGACGGTAGCCGCGATTATTCGTGGCAAGAAATCACAGATTTAGCCAGCCAACATCCCAAACTCATTAAAGCGATTAAACTGCGCCGCAACTTTGGCAAATCCGCCGCACTTTCAGCAGGATTTCGCAATGCAGCAGGGATAATTATCTTTACTCTCGATGCTGACCTTCAGGATGACCCCGCTGAAATTCCCAAATTCTTACATCATTTAGAATCGGGATTTGATTTAGTTTCCGGTTGGCGAAAACAGCGAAACGACCCGCTTTCTAAAACTTTACCTTCCAAGCTGTTTAATGCCGTTGCGTGTTTGCTGACTGGGGTGCAAATGCACGATATGAATTGCGGTTTTAAAGCTTATCGCAGGGAAGTTTTGCAGTCGATTAAATTGTACGGGGAATTGCACCGCTACATTCCGGCTTTAGCAAACAATTTAGGGTTTAGAATTGGCGAAGTAGTTGTGGAACATCATCCGCGCAAGCACGGAAAATCTAATTACGGCTGGGAACGTTATGCGCGGGGTTTTATTGATTTGTTGACGGTGTTAGCCACGACGCAGTATTTGCACAAACCGGGTCATTTGTTTGGGGGTTTGGGGTTGTTTTTTGGCTTGGTTGGAACTGTTTCGCTGAGTTATTTGATAGTTATTTGGTTTCTGAATTTGGCGGGGATGAATTTTGGGCCGATCGGGAATCGACCTTTGTTGTTTTTTGGGATTTTGTGTACAATTCTGTCGGTGCAGTTGATTTCTTTGGGAATTTTAGCTGAGTTGATGGCGCGGAATGTGGATGCTGATTATGTGGACAAGCAAATTAGCGAAATTATTGATGATTCTGGTTTTGATATTTAA
- a CDS encoding class I SAM-dependent methyltransferase, with product MKTDTYLKKLYANRFDSRQRQAKVALWKVLIEDFLQNYVPPESAVLDIGGGYCEFINQIVAEKKCLIDLNPDSKLFANPDVKVLNIDVLNLDQIPAFSEKFDRIFISNFFEHLRNKEELIQIISFCFEALKPGGSLLVIQPNFKYSFKEYYDFIDHQLPITHLSLQELLQTVGFEIELIIPRFLPFSTKGRPASPWLLKVYLKLPVLWQFLGGQMFVKASKKNNRGRDS from the coding sequence ATGAAAACTGACACATATCTCAAAAAGTTGTATGCCAACCGCTTTGATTCCCGACAAAGGCAAGCGAAGGTGGCACTCTGGAAAGTTTTAATTGAAGATTTTTTACAAAATTATGTTCCTCCAGAATCAGCAGTTTTAGATATTGGCGGCGGTTACTGCGAGTTTATAAATCAAATCGTGGCAGAAAAAAAATGTTTAATAGACCTCAATCCCGATTCAAAGTTATTTGCAAATCCTGATGTAAAAGTGCTGAACATTGATGTTTTAAATCTTGACCAAATCCCAGCTTTTTCCGAAAAATTTGACCGAATATTTATCTCTAACTTTTTTGAACATCTCCGCAATAAAGAAGAACTAATCCAAATTATTTCATTTTGCTTTGAGGCGCTTAAGCCAGGCGGTTCTCTCTTAGTGATACAACCCAATTTCAAATATTCGTTCAAAGAATATTATGATTTTATCGATCATCAATTACCCATTACCCACTTATCGCTGCAAGAACTTTTACAAACCGTCGGCTTTGAAATCGAGCTAATTATACCCCGATTTTTACCATTTTCGACCAAAGGCAGACCTGCCTCGCCCTGGCTTTTAAAAGTTTACTTAAAATTACCTGTTTTGTGGCAATTTTTAGGAGGTCAAATGTTTGTTAAAGCATCGAAAAAAAACAATAGAGGCAGAGACTCATGA